The Micropterus dolomieu isolate WLL.071019.BEF.003 ecotype Adirondacks linkage group LG11, ASM2129224v1, whole genome shotgun sequence genomic interval CAGATATAGGAGTTCCCATTGTTGACACAAATGTGCTGGCAGTCATGTCCCTGGGCACATGCTTCCAAACCTGAAAAGAAAAGCTCACACCTCAGTGACTTCAAAAACAGTCACTTAGCTTTTTGCAGAGCCTTTGGACACACTTCACTTCAAAAGAAGTGGATGTCTTAGCCATGTGACcaatacatttcaacattcacAGTCTCTAAATCTCCTGCTTATTCACACTGGTCTCAAAAGAGTTGATATGAGGTGTGTCCACAAGACAAACTGCCTCAACACCTCCTACTCTCCAGTTGGAGCTTTTGGTGCTCTGATGAACCACGCTTTGAAGATCCAAGCATGGTGCTTTGTGGAATATCTGAGATGGCGGATCACACCACAGCCACAAAATATGCATATTGAAACAAATTAGGTGCTTACGTGAGCATGTTTTCCGGTCAGCATTCAATACATATCCCATAGGACACTTGCAGAGATACGAGTCATCACTGTTGACACAAATCTGCTGGCAATCATGTCCCTGGGCACATGCATCCAATCCTGGAAAGAAGCACTTCCACATCTGACTTAGACTACCACCATCAGTCAAGAAGCTCTTGACCGTTGAGAACCCCCCTCCCCGACCAATTTCCTTTAAACGGGAGTATCATGAAATCTATGGTGTGTATGGTATGTACAATTGATTACAGTGGAGCCAGCTGTGCAGGAGTTGGTCCAGCTGCCAATTATCATCATTACTCTGTTCTGCTTCAAATATGTGGTTCCTGCCTCAACACACTGCCAGATTGTGGGCTCAGCTACCTAGTTAGTCTTGCACCAGCGTTGGCattctgctttgtgtgtgtgttttttttgtagtttggcTAATTCCTGTTCTCCACGACTGGTCCCGTCTCCTGCCTCTGCTCTGCTCCTGTTTGCCTTGGAACCTGACTGCTTATCCCTGAATCTCTGGACTCTTAATCGGGATTGGACTTCACTCTCTGGATCTCTGGACGTCCCCTGCCCGATTAAACTATCTGCTTCCCTGCCTGGTACTGCGCTCTCCTCTGGCTCATAGCTCAAACCCAAACCTCCCCAGAATCATATACTGCTGGCATTCACTATCAAGTATTGTGTTTACAAATCCTTCTCAACTCTAGTATCTGACTCAGTGtgctgtgtcctgcatttgggttctCACAACAGTCTAGCCTTAACATTTAAAGCTGTTGCACCAATCAACCCTTTTATCTTTTTACAGTTTCACAGCAGAAAAGAACATAGTGAGATTTGAAGCAAATCTAATACACTGTACCAAAGAAGAGAATAATATATTTTAGAGAGGTCCAACACAAATGAGTCATTAGTGCTGACACAAATATGTTGGCAGTCATGTCCCTGGGCACATTTGTCTGAACCTGAAGAGAAACACTTCTTACGTGAGCATGTTTTGTTGTCTGGATTCAAAATATATCCCACTCGACACTTGCAGATGTACGAGTCATCACTGTTTATACAAATGTGCTGGCAATCATGTCCATGGGCACATGGATCAGAACCTGAAAAGAAACATGTCCACATGTGATATGGCATCATTTAAGCAGAGCTTGGAGTGTTGAAGCctctgtctggtcattgtttCTATTACAGTTGATGCTACAATCCATCTCCATCATGTCCCTCGGCACGGgtatacaattttaaaaagagagACCCCAATACCccaagattttattaataatcTAGAAAAAGGCCTCTGTAAAATTTAGGTAAGCACTTCATTTTGTACCAGGGCATGGACTTGAAACTCAGACTTTCATTGTCCTATCTGGTCTGtgttaacaacaaacaaaaaacaacaacaacaaaaacaacgtGTCGGAAGCAGAAATACTCATGTTGATGGTATCAGCGGCTAAACCTTTGCTTGAACACCACCTATTTCTAATACAACTGGGGATTCTACAGACTACATGGCTGTGCCGTGGGCTCACCAGTATCACCTATCATGGCCAACATCTACAAGAAGTAATATGCAGAGCTCTGAACTCTTTTAGAGGAACAACACCACGGcaatggtacagatatgtggatgacacatgggtcaaaattaaaacccagTAAGTGCAAACCTttacagaacacatcaactcagTGGACAGTAATGTCAAGTTCACACGAGGggaacaacagtttggccttcttgGACTGTGCCGTACACAATGAAGAGGACAGAAGATTCTACATAGGAGTttacaggaaacccacacacagaccaatacttAACTCTCTGACTAACCACCCACTGCAGCATAAGCTAGGGGTTATTGAGACCACTGAGCTTataacataccaacaagtgccAAGGCCCAGGAGAAGGAACATTAACACCTCAAGGATGCACTTAAAGCTTGTGGATCGTCAAACTGGACCTTTTGGGAAAACAGCCACGGGATCTATGAAGAACACCAGCACTATGTTAAGACAGTCAGTCCACCCAAAAGACTGCACACCCAAGCACAAGAAACCAATCTAGTGTACGCTGTCCAGTGCAGTGACCTATATATCGGGGAAAGTAAACAACCATTAGACAAACGCATGGcccaacacagaagggccaattCCTCAGTTCATGACTCAGCAGTTTACCTACACCCGAAGGACAGGGGACACTCGTTTCAAGAAGAACAATGTATATATTTTGGATAGGTAAGAGAGGTTtgaaagaggaggagtgaaGGAAACCATCTACATCAAATAGGAGAGACCATCACTTAACATGGGGAGGAGGCCTGCAACACATTTATCCCCCACCTACAATACTGTCCTTTCATCCCAGGAGAATTAGCAAACACTCACATCTGGACTCAGGTGACTCTAACGACTGTACCGACTGctgttacaacagccaggagcactaacaaacaaAGGGGTATTTCTAGTATGAAATACACACATTCCACTCCACCGTTCCATTTCCACTTTTTAGTGATAAGTAGGTACTCCAAATGTGCATTACTCAGCCCCACTTGCTGCTCGTTCAAAACACGTTCACTATTCACTTTGTACAAGAGCATGCATATCAAACACAGTATACAGTTAAAATTCAGGTGCTTACGTGAGCATGTTTTCTGGTCTGCATTCAACACATAACCCTCATGACATATGCAAAGGTGAGAATCGCCATCTTTGACACAAATATGTTGGCAGTCATGTCCCTGGGTACATGCATCTGAACCTGAAAAGAGAACTTCCACAGCTAAAATCCAAAGCTAACTTCCTTGGTGAATTATATGATTGCcaaaattgatttaaaaatataaaaaggccATGGCCAAATGCTCAATGTCTCTTTCTGCATTTATTCAAGTATATACAACAGTCAAAATTGTAGTTAACCACAGACAGTGCGCTATGACATGCATATCAAATCTCATGATAAAGCCCAGGTTCTTACGTGAACACGTTTTCTGGTCTGCGTTCAACACATATCCCACTTGACATTTGCAGATGTACGAATTATCATTGCTGACACAAATATGCTGGCAGTCATGTCCCTGGGAACATGAATCCAAACCTGAAAAGAGACATCCACACTGACTTAATTAAAGCTTCACCAGTCAATTTATAGTTTAAGTCATGGCCATGTGCTCTATACCTGTAGGCGCATCAGTCTCAGTCTCCCAACTTCCTGATCAttcaaaataaactgaattCTTACTTCCTAATCCTTAGAACAACCCACAACCTACTGATTTATGTGGGTCCACATAGCCAATATCAGTGTTTCACCAACTTTTTCCGTCCAAAACAAACTTTTGGCTGCAAACACCAATAGGTTCAGGTATTTTGAATGCTCCAGAAAATTGATTCTAAAACATTTACTCGAGTAGAAAACAGACTTTGagtgaaaaccaaaacactgaatTCCGACAtgcatataaaatgtatatgtcAAAATCTGGTTCTTACGTGAGCATGTTTCCTGGTCTGGATTTAACACATATCCTTCACGGCACATGCAAAGGTATGAATCACCCTTTGTGATACAAATATGCTGGCAGTTATGTCCCTGGTCGCATGTTTCCAAACCTGAAAAGAGACACTTCCAGAGCTAACACTTCCACCATCAGGAAAGACAAGcattgattgaaaaaaaaaatgtgatgcGTTCGCCAAATGCTTTTAGCCTTTTTCTGCCTTTAACCAagcatttctaaaaatctttAGTTAACCAGTGATACTGCACTAAGCCATGCATATCATAAGGTCCAAGTTCTTACGTGAGCATGTTTTCTGGTCTGCATTTAACTTATATCCCACACGACACTTGCAGATGTACGAGTCAACATTGTTTTCACAAATGTGCTGGCAATCATGTCCATGGGCACATGAAGTAGAACCTGAAATGAGACACATGTAACTGACATCTCATGACATCAGTTAAGAAGAGCCTGGACTGTTGTAGCATCTGTCTGGCCATTGTTCCTTTTACTACTGATGCTAGCTGtggtttcattttgtttctctttctgcaTATTAATCAAGTCTCCCAAGTCTCTGAGTTATTTAGGCTGAGCTCAACAGCTGACTGTGTGAAAGTTTTAAGAGCAAAGTGTAATATTAGTCACAACAGGCATAAAGAAAGTCTGCACTCTACCTCAACAATTTCTGGTCCTTCACAATTACAGTCCACATTACAACGTGTCTTTCAAACAGCAAGACCTGGTGGTTTCTGTATTTGATCAAGTACTGAAGTAATGattgtcataaaccaaagacGCTGCCCTAAGACATGCATATCAAATCTCACAAGGCATGTTTTCTGGTCTGCAGTTAAAATCCAATAAATGCTTGCAGATATAGACACTTCATAAAAACATACACTCCAAATCTAATTAAAGGGTAAAGTTGCTTACGTGAGCATGTTTTCTGGTCAGCATTCAATACATATCCCAAATGACACTTGCAGATGTAAGAATCATCAGTGTTTACACAAACATGCTGGCAGTCATTTCCCTGGGCACATGTAGTTGAACCTGAAAACAGACACTCCCAAATGAAGCACACTCAGTCGAATTACATCAGTCAAGCAAATCATAGCTGAGATGTTAATGGGCCATTCAAATTTATAATTCAGGGCCATTTGCTCACACTCTCTGTGCATCACTCCCAGTTTCCTAATTTTATGCTCTTTCAAATAAACTCAATATTGACTGCTGCATACATGCTGCAGTGCTGTGCTCCACAGAATGGGTTCTACATTTACTCAGGTACCAATAATAATGAACTTAGGGACACTGCACCAAGCGATGGACGTGAAAGCTATTTGTAAGGGTCCTTACGTGAGCATGTTTTCTGGTCTGCATTCAACACATATCCCTCGTGACACATACAAAGGTAAGAGTCTGCATTTTTGACACAAATATGGTCGCAGTCATTTCCCTGGACACACGTATCCAATTCTGAAAAGAGACAATTCTACATTTAACTGTCTCAACAACAACCAACTTGTACACTGCTCACACTGTTGCTGATTTGTGCCTGACCCTTTACAAATTCAAGCTGAACTGAGCATTTACTTCCCACTTTTCAGAATAACCCGAACCCAAGTAGCATCTGTCATAACTGGAGCAGAAGCCAGTGTAGAAAAGCCTTAAGGTCAGTTCCTTTCAATAGCTGCTGTGGTGGCACCAAGAATACTTCAACACCAAAAGACTGGGAAAAGAGCCAAGCCAATGTGTTTCTAcagattttgtttaaaaaaaaaacatgatataAACATAAAGTCTACCTGAAATGTCCAGGTTCTTAAGTTGGCATGTTTTCTGGTCTGCATTCAAAACATATCCCATTCGACATTTGCAGATGTACGAATGATCAGTGTTGACACAAATATGCTGGCAGTCATGTCCCTGGGAACATGAGTCCAaacctgaaaagaaaaaactccCACATGACATGAAGCCCTCATTGTTCTACTTATTGTAGAGCATTTGATTGGCAATTATTACTTTTACCGTTCAGATAAACAAGCTAAGAGGTGCCCACCGTAGAAAGAGCCATATTTTGCTATGTCTGGTATATAGAAACCTTTAATCGTGCAAAACACATGACTGACCAAAAGATAGACAGCAAATCTAGGAAAAATATTGTGGTTCTTACGTGAGCATGTTTTCTGGTCTGCATTCAACATATATCCCTCTTGACATTTGCAGATGTACGAGTCATTATTGCGGACACAAATATGTTGGCAGTCATGTCCATGGGCACATGCATCTGAACCTGAAAAGAAACACTTTCACATCTAACCAACTAGTCTAACTACATCAGCCAAGGAGCCCTGAGTCAGTTGCATTTCATACACTTGCACATCTCCCTTTAAGTGGGCTTTAACTAGGGTTCAACTTTGCAGAtcttttagatttagattttttttggcTCTAAAGTACATAACCCAAAAGTTGGCAGCAAGCAATGAACATATTTCCAggttcaaaacaaacaacaaatatatttgtCTCAAAAGCTAAAATTAAAATCAGAGAAATTTGAGAAAATGTATGATCTTACGTGAGCATGTTTTCTGGTCTGCATTCAACACGTATCCCACCCGACACTTGCAGGTGTATGAGTCACCATTGCTGATACAAATGTGCTGGCAGTCATGTCTCTGGGAACATGTATCTGAACCTGAAAAGAGACACTCCCACATCTGACTGACATAGTCTTGGATTCAGTTTAGAGCAGGGTCTTCAAAACTAGGCCGTCATCATGTCCTGCTCATTTAATTTGTACTGAATAGTGTCAGCCCTAATCTATTTAGGGCAACCCAAAACATTAGTAACAAGAGATGGTATGCAGTGTGTCCACAGCACAACGTGCGGAACTAACTGATGTCCATAGAGTGCTTCAAAAGCTTATGAACTTGGATTTCCAATGTTCAAAGTTCTGACAaagattttaaaagttttttataCCTCTAATACGGCTTTTCCCATCCAATcccaaatatatattttttatttctttaaaacaaaattgtctttttcagcagttgttTTCAGATAACGAATCCTCTAAAAACACAGTGAGATTTTGTGACAGACATTTGGACAAAAACCATTAAGACAAAGATAAAGATTCTTACGTGAGCATGTTTTCTTGTCCGTGTTCAAGACATAGCCCGCACGACATTTGCAGTTGTATGAGTTGCCATTGTTGACACAAATGTGCTGGcaattgtgtccctgagcacaTGGATCCAAACCTGAAAAGAAACACTCCAATGTCTGATTGGCTTAAGCCTAGTAAAATCAATCACTTTGTGTTATTCCTTTTGTGTTAGTGAGGTGTAAGTAGgtattgattaattgtttttaattctACAAAGCCACATGCAGGTTAGTTTGCTTAATATCTGTGCTTTAAATATAGTGATACAAGAGTGAATTAATTTTGTATCTATTTTTAGTTCAGAccatgcaaacacaaaatgttcTGAAGGAAACACTTCCGTCATAATAATTGCATGTCTTTAGTAGTGACGTCATTGTTGTGGGGAGACAGAAGTTGGTCTCAGTGATACACAGAGGTTGGCTGAACTCACAAACTCAGGTTCAAGATGTCATTCAAAAACAATGAATTTTGAATTTGCAGGGCTGGAAGTCAGTCATAATTTTAAGCCCAGTGTGTGATAAGTTCGACGAAGAAATTTGCATGAATAGCATGGGTAACCTTAGCAGTTACCTTGTTAGTTTGGGTGGTACCAGAAGTCGGAAAGAGAAATTAAAAGGTCACactcttaaataaataaatgtttcactCGTGGACAGTTACTCAAAGGTACTGAGCCGTCAAGAGGTCAGGATGGGAATTTTTCTAAATGAAATACTTCTGCATTACCTTGCAATACATTTGGTATTGCTTTTGGTTTCCCAAGAGTGTTTTACATTCTCTGAAATGTTGCTAAGGATACGGATACGTAGCTGTGTCTATTGTTCCAGCGTGTCTACACATGTGGCATTTCAGTCGCGTTTTTCTGTTGTCCGTCCAGCGGAACAGATATTTTAATCCATCCAGCTGTCTGCACCGGCCACTAATGTTTTACTCGCATGTAAACTGGACCTAAAGCATATTTTTACACTTCAAGTCTATATGGTTCTGTTTTAAAATGCACTGCGAGATAATGCAACATATTGCCAAGGACTGCAAAAGAATTGGGAGTGAACACAAAACTTATTTCGAGAAAATGCAAAACTTTTTGGGAGAGAGCGCAAAAGCTGTTCAGAATAAAATCTCACTGACCTTTTGGGGACTCCGTACGAATTAAACTTTTATTGTAAAAACTAAGCACCAAGTTCTTATTTTCCATGTTCTGATATCACCTAAATGTATCATGGCAATAAGCATTTGGGCTGGATCAAGCATTCCTGTAGCCTTAAGCattaagtaggcctactacattaaatataaatattatgttTAAACACGTAAACATTCTTCACTCTATTACATGTAGTGCTTTGTTTATATGAACAGTTTGACATGTTTTCTTCCTGGAATCTTGTTGTCACAGTGAGGTTGCCAGGCAACTGACAGAGACACCCAGAAgtcagccaagaaatagtccagcaacTGTGAAACTTGTTCTTGcaaattgttaatttttttatacggatcaaacaaatgaaatttaacattttaactatTATACTACCCAGTTTCTATTATTTATAAGTTAGCTtgctgctggctccagcttcatattgaaCAGATATATTAACAGATAttagagtggtatcaatcttctcatctaatgaTGTGCATTTAGAGGCTAATCAAGCAATTATaaaaacctgtttttttttaagtttctgAAATTCTAAACATTTCCACTCAAATACGTAGGCAAATTTAGCGCAAGCTGAATTTCAGTTGCAGAATGAGTGGCCGTTAATGTTGTGTCACAGATTGCGAAGCCCAAACTGTGGACCTGGCAGCTTAGCATGTCTTCAGGTAACTGAGCAGGGCAAACGGCATAAGGCGCAAGATGCAACGCAGAATGAAAAGAGCAGTGCGCTCCCCTGTGAAAAGTAAAGGCAGCATCATATAAGGGTTTCAACCATTTTAAAGAATTTGCTCTGAATTGGCAGATCAACTAGTGTCTGTCTTCTTCTTTAAGTTGGTTAGTACATTACTTATAATACCTGTTTGATGTTGACTGCATTCCACTTATTATCACCATCTGCATGGCAACAGTTAGTGAACACAGTTTGTGGAAAATCAAACACAACAAGTGGTGGTAAATACCTGGTTACCATGCCCTAGTTCTTAAGACAAAAGAAGAGGACTAGTGACTTTAGAATGGAGAGTCCCTCTATGGTGCTGCCCATATGATCACAGGTGACATTTCAAGGACGGGTCTGACATACCGTTTTTTCTGCCATCTAGGCCTAGTCCATAAACATCAATTCCGCCATCTAATGGAATATCCGCACTCGCATTCTCATCATCCTTACCACACAAGGTTTCCCTAAATTTGGAAGTGAGCTTCTCTATGACACCATAGGTCTCCACATAAAAGACATGGTCATCATGTGGGTGGCTGGCCATGAGGCGGAGGGACATCAAATCAGCTCTGTCTACTCCCACTGCGTAGATCTCGATCCCAGATGACCGAGCTGCTGCTGATACATCCTCTACCTTGTCCTGGGGCCTCCCGTCTGTCACTATGATGGCTACTTTGGCGATGTTCATGGAGCCAGCTCGGGACCCTGCCTCTGCGGTGAAAGCTTTCTCCATGGCAGTCTTGATGGCCAGGCCTGTCATGGTGCCTGAAGCGAGGGGCTCAACACGGGCCAGCGCCTGCTTCAGGCCAGACTTGTCAAAATATGTCTTCAGTAGAAACTCAATCTGCACTGTGCTGGCATAATTGACAAGGGCGACTCGTGTGGCATCTGGGCCGATCTCCAAGCTGTCCACCATGTCTTGCAGGAACTCCTTGGCCTTTTCAAACTCAGCAGGTCGTACACTGCGGGAGCTGTCTATAATGAAGACCAAGTCTATGGGCTGATTTCTGCAGTTAGACCTTGTTGCTGTACAAAAAGAGAAAGCATGTTTTAAATGGAttaaaagtgtattttccaTTGTATTTGGATTTAAGATACAGTGCTACGTCTCTCACAGTTTGTGAGAATATAAATCTCCTGGTGTTCTCCTATAGCATGCATttgtacacaaacactgtaCCAGTTGCACAAAAACACCACTGTACTATGGACTGAATACAAGCATGTGCTATAAATGGAAAATCAGTATagatgtcatttacactggggatgctgaaaaatagcttgtataaagaaatgttaaataacaaatgaaaatgcttcaAGAAGGCTTTAGTTGCACAATATGAATatatgcaatgcaattaaaatattaaagaaacaAATCTGCATTGCccaagtaacttaagctaaaaaaagtattttattactACTGATCATAGAGTGACACAAAGATGTGCATGCACCAATcgataactttaacaacttctggtcacaattttctttttggcccgtgaacatgacaaaagaggagggatgaCTAAAACACGCCTGTATGTATGTTGAATCAGCAGGAATGTAAttaatgagaaaagttgatctgcaggagaattcatatctgaaagcaatacAGACTGCCTGATAGCctgactgcattatattccattacaatttttgattttgaattgtcacctgcctgATCTTTGtatttccctttacataaataaaaaaatcaccagaAGGCAGGAAAtttagtgtttaatgctcaaaacgTTCTAGAGGAGGACCCCGTCctatttcagcattgaagatGTCCTCAAAACAGTGTTAAATTCTCATCTCGTTCTTGTCAATCCATTATTGTGTATCGTCACGTCTCATTAGTAGAGCCCCTAATCTAAGCCccaatgtccccaccacttttcaacacaaagtgacgcccttggaaATCACAATCAAATCCCGTAATAAACAATAATCAACCTTTTCTCCTGGTATTCACTATTACCACTATGACCATTACACCTaggcaaaataaataatattgtaatGAAACTACA includes:
- the LOC123979341 gene encoding matrilin-2-like isoform X8 — protein: MTSSVWGLLGFIGILVSGTLGAFPQFGSHDRQIHSIRPLSVSPQVPPRVNQRFGDIKSIEQTSDEEPSSESFQEVQLGDYGVRGFQQPQQGARPGASSYQNQGRRRTEDGAGGTNSRFYRYQPPHHQPLSQLQHTAAPFASWQPARDSSGSPTSIRTAAATRSNCRNQPIDLVFIIDSSRSVRPAEFEKAKEFLQDMVDSLEIGPDATRVALVNYASTVQIEFLLKTYFDKSGLKQALARVEPLASGTMTGLAIKTAMEKAFTAEAGSRAGSMNIAKVAIIVTDGRPQDKVEDVSAAARSSGIEIYAVGVDRADLMSLRLMASHPHDDHVFYVETYGVIEKLTSKFRETLCGKDDENASADIPLDGGIDVYGLGLDGRKNGLDPCAQGHNCQHICVNNGNSYNCKCRAGYVLNTDKKTCSRSDTCSQRHDCQHICISNGDSYTCKCRVGYVLNADQKTCSRSDACAHGHDCQHICVRNNDSYICKCQEGYMLNADQKTCSRLDSCSQGHDCQHICVNTDHSYICKCRMGYVLNADQKTCQLKNLDISELDTCVQGNDCDHICVKNADSYLCMCHEGYVLNADQKTCSRSTTCAQGNDCQHVCVNTDDSYICKCHLGYVLNADQKTCSRSTSCAHGHDCQHICENNVDSYICKCRVGYKLNADQKTCSRLETCDQGHNCQHICITKGDSYLCMCREGYVLNPDQETCSRLDSCSQGHDCQHICVSNDNSYICKCQVGYVLNADQKTCSRSDACTQGHDCQHICVKDGDSHLCICHEGYVLNADQKTCSRLEACAQGHDCQHICVNNGNSYICKCRVGYVLNMDQKTCSRSDACAQGHDCQHICINNGDTYNCKCRVGYVLNADQKTCSQEMRSEITQDACMCEAQIVFQKKVQSTIQELSRKLDELSDKVNLIEDQQQY
- the LOC123979341 gene encoding matrilin-2-like isoform X9 gives rise to the protein MTSSVWGLLGFIGILVSGTLGAFPQFGSHDRQIHSIRPLSVSPQVPPRVNQRFGDIKSIEQTSDEEPSSESFQEVQLGDYGVRGFQQPQQGARPGASSYQNQGRRRTEDGAGGTNSRFYRYQPPHHQPLSQLQHTAAPFASWQPARDSSGSPTSIRTAAATRSNCRNQPIDLVFIIDSSRSVRPAEFEKAKEFLQDMVDSLEIGPDATRVALVNYASTVQIEFLLKTYFDKSGLKQALARVEPLASGTMTGLAIKTAMEKAFTAEAGSRAGSMNIAKVAIIVTDGRPQDKVEDVSAAARSSGIEIYAVGVDRADLMSLRLMASHPHDDHVFYVETYGVIEKLTSKFRETLCGKDDENASADIPLDGGIDVYGLGLDGRKNGLDPCAQGHNCQHICVNNGNSYNCKCRAGYVLNTDKKTCSRSDTCSQRHDCQHICISNGDSYTCKCRVGYVLNADQKTCSRSDACAHGHDCQHICVRNNDSYICKCQEGYMLNADQKTCSRLDSCSQGHDCQHICVNTDHSYICKCRMGYVLNADQKTCQLKNLDISELDTCVQGNDCDHICVKNADSYLCMCHEGYVLNADQKTCSRSTTCAQGNDCQHVCVNTDDSYICKCHLGYVLNADQKTCSRSTSCAHGHDCQHICENNVDSYICKCRVGYKLNADQKTCSRLETCDQGHNCQHICITKGDSYLCMCREGYVLNPDQETCSRLDSCSQGHDCQHICVSNDNSYICKCQVGYVLNADQKTCSRSDACTQGHDCQHICVKDGDSHLCICHEGYVLNADQKTCSRSDPCAHGHDCQHICINSDDSYICKCRVGYILNPDNKTCSRLDACAQGHDCQQICVNSDDSYLCKCPMGYVLNADRKTCSQEMRSEITQDACMCEAQIVFQKKVQSTIQELSRKLDELSDKVNLIEDQQQY
- the LOC123979341 gene encoding matrilin-2-like isoform X6; its protein translation is MTSSVWGLLGFIGILVSGTLGAFPQFGSHDRQIHSIRPLSVSPQVPPRVNQRFGDIKSIEQTSDEEPSSESFQEVQLGDYGVRGFQQPQQGARPGASSYQNQGRRRTEDGAGGTNSRFYRYQPPHHQPLSQLQHTAAPFASWQPARDSSGSPTSIRTAAATRSNCRNQPIDLVFIIDSSRSVRPAEFEKAKEFLQDMVDSLEIGPDATRVALVNYASTVQIEFLLKTYFDKSGLKQALARVEPLASGTMTGLAIKTAMEKAFTAEAGSRAGSMNIAKVAIIVTDGRPQDKVEDVSAAARSSGIEIYAVGVDRADLMSLRLMASHPHDDHVFYVETYGVIEKLTSKFRETLCGKDDENASADIPLDGGIDVYGLGLDGRKNGLDPCAQGHNCQHICVNNGNSYNCKCRAGYVLNTDKKTCSRSDTCSQRHDCQHICISNGDSYTCKCRVGYVLNADQKTCSRSDACAHGHDCQHICVRNNDSYICKCQEGYMLNADQKTCSRLDSCSQGHDCQHICVNTDHSYICKCRMGYVLNADQKTCQLKNLDISGSTSCAHGHDCQHICENNVDSYICKCRVGYKLNADQKTCSRLETCDQGHNCQHICITKGDSYLCMCREGYVLNPDQETCSRLDSCSQGHDCQHICVSNDNSYICKCQVGYVLNADQKTCSRSDACTQGHDCQHICVKDGDSHLCICHEGYVLNADQKTCSRSDPCAHGHDCQHICINSDDSYICKCRVGYILNPDNKTCSRLDACAQGHDCQQICVNSDDSYLCKCPMGYVLNADRKTCSRLEACAQGHDCQHICVNNGNSYICKCRVGYVLNMDQKTCSRSDACAQGHDCQHICINNGDTYNCKCRVGYVLNADQKTCSQEMRSEITQDACMCEAQIVFQKKVQSTIQELSRKLDELSDKVNLIEDQQQY